The Tolypothrix sp. PCC 7712 region GGTGAATGAGTTGAAGGAATCAATTAAGGCTAATGGTCTGTTGAATCCGATTACGGTGGATCAAAAGCTGAATTTGATTGCAGGATTGCATCGGTTGACGGCTTGTAAGCTGTTGGGGTTAGATGCGATCGCGTGTAATATTGTGACTTACCAAAATGCAGAACAAGCGCGGTTAGCGGAAATTGATGAGAATTTAATCCGCAATGAGCTAGAACCGCTAGAACGCTCGGAATTATGGTTAGAACGCGATCGCATTTTGGAACGCATGGGATTGCGGGCGAAGGCGGGAGATAATCAACACACTCTCAAAGGTGGTGAAATGATTTCACTACCTGCAAAACGAACTGTGGAGTTAGCCAAGGAAGCTGGTTACTCTGAGCGCACTTTTCAGCATGGAAAGCAGATTGCGAAAGGGATTCACCCCGATGTCAAACAAATGATTAAGGGAACTGCGATCGCAGAAAGTCCCACGGCTTTATTAAAAATAGCTAGAGCTGGTAGTCAGGAACGCGCTTTAGCAGAAGCCGCACAACAGGCGTTGGAATTAGCCCAGACGCAAGGAGATATCCAAGCAGCACAAAGACAAGCAAAACTGCTAACTGAGGCGCGAAATCAGCAAAAAGATTTACAGATTTTAGCCTACAACAGTGCTTTGGCTGAGAAAGAAACAAAGTTACTGCTCAAAAAAAACCAGCGTCCCTCAGAAGAGTCAGGCGAGAAATTAGCGAACTCAGCTATCAAGGTGACAGTGGGCGAGCAATGGATGCTGGGGAGACATTTGGTATATTGTGGCGATACTTCCAAGCAGGATTTC contains the following coding sequences:
- a CDS encoding ParB N-terminal domain-containing protein — its product is MPIVPINQILVGCNRRPIKGDKVNELKESIKANGLLNPITVDQKLNLIAGLHRLTACKLLGLDAIACNIVTYQNAEQARLAEIDENLIRNELEPLERSELWLERDRILERMGLRAKAGDNQHTLKGGEMISLPAKRTVELAKEAGYSERTFQHGKQIAKGIHPDVKQMIKGTAIAESPTALLKIARAGSQERALAEAAQQALELAQTQGDIQAAQRQAKLLTEARNQQKDLQILAYNSALAEKETKLLLKKNQRPSEESGEKLANSAIKVTVGEQWMLGRHLVYCGDTSKQDFMNLLPSDAALAIATFSSTWNHNYLAGEARVVAVLRSQGQIYEFYRHNQMPFQYELLLGNIYVGIFSHQSLSQPQTAINLEGVEAIVNYLINLYTSPNNFVIAPFMGNGEVLIACDRMGRICFIGDENEELISRGIGRWEKWTGKRCQKMG